The Halomonas qaidamensis genome includes the window TTAGGGCGTGCTTAACGGCGTTAGTTCAGGATGACGCTTAAGTAAGTCATCGATTTGCGGGTGATAGCTTGCCTGCTGAAGAAATCGTTCAATGAGTTGGCGCGCTTCTTCACTGCGCCCTAGTGCGTGAAGTACTTCCGCTAAATGAGCAGCAATTTCTTGGTCTGGCATTTGCGCATAGGCGCTTTCTAGCCAGGCAAGTGCATCGTTTGGCTTACCAAGCCGAAAATAAACCCAGCCCATACTATCGAGAACTGCTGGGTTGTTAGGGTCTGCTTCATAAGCGCGCTCTATTAACTCACGGGCTTCTTCAAGACGCCCTTGGAGGTTAAGGTCGGCTAGCGTATAGCCCAACGCATTTAATGCTTCGGCGTTATCAGGCTCAGTACGCAATATTTGACGTAGATCGTTCTCCATGGCCTGTACATCGCCCCTTTCCCATGCATGCATTGCCCTTAAATAAAGCAGGCTAGTGTCGTCTGGTGTGCGGGTAATTTCTCTATCGAGCAATGCCGTTGCTTCTTCTTGCAGATTAAGTTCATCGAGTAGCTGTACTTCTAGCATTACCAGATCGCCGAAGTAGTTGTCATAGCGCATTCGCTCAATGCGCAGCATAGCGCGAGCATCTAGCAGGCGATCATTTTCAATCAGCATGCGTGCGGCAGTGGCCCTGGCCGGTAGAAACTCGTTGCCACCTTGTACTTGCCGATAATAAAGCAGCGCGTTATCAACTTCACCTTGGGATTGAGCGATAGCTCCCAGTAAAAAGTAGGCTATGTCGGGCACGCGGTCCTGGCCAATAAGGGGCTGTAGTAGCCGATACGCGGGCTCGCTATGGCCTTCTTCCAGGTAAAGTTGGGCGAGAGCAATGCGCAACTCTTCATTACCACCATGTGTTTCTAGCAGGGTGTTGGTTTGTGTTTCTGCAGCAGCAATATTGTTCAGACGAATTTCGGCCTGGGCGAGCATTAATATAAAACGGACATCATCAGGTGCTAAATCTAACCCTTGTTGAGCGGCTCGTTTAGCATCGCGATGATCGCCTGTCTCTAGTGCCAGACGTGCCTTAGCCAGCCACAGAGCGGCAGAAGCGGGTGAGTGCAGGGTTACTTGATCTAGATACTGTTGCGCTTGACGCGTTTGCCCCAGGACGGACTCGATCAATGCAGCGCCAAGCAAAACATCACTATGGAATTCATTTTGCTGAGCGCCAGGCTTAGCAAGATAATCGCGCAGTGGCTGAACTAACAGGTCCAGCGGTGCCTCTTCAGCCACGGCAGCCTCAGAAAAAGCGGCTATTTCGCCGTTGCCTCCTGCTTGAGTAATTGCTAAACGTTGCTCTAGGCTATCCAGCCAATCGCCTCGTTGTAACGAGAGCGTTGCCAGCAATCTGTTTGGAAGTTCTGCTTGGGGTGCTAGTTCACGCCAGCGTATCGCTGAGGCTTCCATTAATGCCACATCATTACCAAAGCGTGCGGCAAAGGTAGCACGTTCGGCCAGTGCGGCATTGCTATAGCGCCTAGCAGCTTCCAAGTAGCCTTGGCTGGCATAGCGATAATCACCCCGCTGTCCGGCAAGTTCTGCTGCCAGCAGCGAACCGAGTCCTTCAGCGTCCAGCCCACGTGTAATTGGCGGTGCGGAGTGCATGGGATCGTAAGCACTATTCTGAAACCCGTTCTCCTGAGAAGAGGGTGACAGCTGGCAGCCGCTCAATAATAGCGTTGCGGCCAAAGGCAGTAGGGGTAAACCCAGTAATGATAGGGGGTGACCCAGTAGTGTCGCGCGAAGGGGCATGCGTCTCTCGATCAGGTGGCCGAATGCTCAGCATAGCGGCTTGGTTGCCTGCGGCAAAGTGGTGTGCGCCAGAACATGCTGTGCTGTGATAGAATATTTCACTTTGAAAACGAAGTAGGGTGGTGCAATCCATGGTACCTGTTCATAGTATCTATCCTAGTATTTACCCTAGTATTTACCCACTCCTCAAACTTGCTTGAGCAAGTTTCGGACCTTTAGACCGATAAGTGACGTGACGACCGATCCACTAGCGAAGACGCATAACGCATGACGCTTCTTGCCCTGGGAATAAATCATCGTACTGCCAGTGTGGCCGTACGTGAGCAGGTGGCTTTTACGCCAACGCAGCTAGAAAGCGCGTTGACGGAACTGCGCAACCTGCCACAAATTAGCGAAGCGGCAGTGCTTTCGACGTGTAACCGTACCGAACTTTATTGTGTGACGGATGCCGCTGGTGAGCACGCCGTGCTGGATTGGCTTGGGCGCTTTCATAACTTGCGCGTCGAAGACCTCACCCGCTGCGCTTACCATTATCTTGACAACGATGCTGCGCGCCATCTAATGCGTGTTGCCGTTGGCCTGGACTCTATGGTGCTGGGTGAACCACAGATACTTGGCCAGTTAAAGGATGCTTATCAGCAGGCCCGCCAAGCCAACGGGCTGGGGGGCGAACTAGAGCGGTTATTCCAGCACACGTTTGCGGTGGCCAAGCAAGTACGCACGGAAACGGGTATCGGTAAAAACCCGGTCTCAGTCGCGTATGCGGCTGTCAGTATGGCGAGCCGTATTTTTGATGACTTTAGCCGTGCCAAAGCGCTTTTGATCGGCGCAGGAGAGACCATTGAACTGGTCGCGCGCCATCTTCATGAAGCGGGCGTGCGACATCTTACGGTAGCCAATCGGACCCGTGAGCGCGCTGAGCAAGTATCTTCCCCACTTGGGGGGACCGCTATTACGCTGCCAGAAATACCAGAGGCGTTAGAGCAGGCGGACATCGTCATTTCTTCTACTGCCTCGCCACTGCCTATTCTTGGAAAGGGGATGGTGGAGCGTGCGCTGAAGAAGCGCCGCCATCGCCCGGTCTTTATGGTCGATATTGCAGTACCTCGTGATATTGAGCCCGAAGTGGGTGAACTGGCAGATGTTTTTCTTTATACCGTTGATGACTTACAAGAGGTCATTGAGGAGAACCGTCGTCACCGTCAGGTCGCCGCCGATCAGGCCGAATCACTCATAGAGCATGGGGTGGGCAGCTGGCAGCACGAACGACGAATTCGTAATGGCGGTGAAATCATTCGCGACTATCGACGTCACGGTGAGGCCATTCGTAACCATTCTCGCGAGCAAGCCCTTGAGCGGTTAGCAAAGGGCGAAGATCCTGCCAAGGTGATTGAACGCTTAGCCCACCAGCTGGCGAACCGTTTGATGCACCAGCCTACACTTGCCCTGCGCGACGCTGCATCCCAAGAAAATAACGAATTGCTGAATGCCGCGCCCAATCTACTACTGCCTGCTAAGCCTGCTTTTGAGCAACCAGTGGCCGCGGTAAAACGCCAGAAGGATGATACACCCGCATGAAAGAAACTTTGCGCCAACGCCTAGATAGCTTTGCCGACCGCTTCGAAGAGCTGGCAATGCTGCTGTCTGATCCTGAGGTGATTAATAACCAGCAGCGTTTTCGCGACTACTCCCGAGAGTACGCTGAATTAGAAGAACTGGTGGCCGCCTGGCAGCGTTACGGTGCGGTGGAAAAAAGCATCGAAGAAGCCGTGCAGTTAAGCCGCGATAGCGACCCAGATATGCGCGAGCTAGCGGAAATGGAAATCAGTGACGGGCGAGAGCAGCTAGAAGCGCTGGACACCGAGCTGAAGCGCTTGCTGGTACCTAAAGACCCCGATGATGGCCGCGGCGTTTTCTTAGAAGTGCGTGCAGGAACGGGGGGAGATGAAGCGGCTATTTTTGCTGGCGATTTGTTTCGTATGTACTCCCGCTATGCTGAAAAGCGCGGCTGGCGCGTTGAGGTGGTCAGCGCAAGCCACGGTGAGCAGGGCGGCTACAAAGAAGTTATTTCTCGGGTGAAAGGCGATGGAGTTTATGCACGCTTGAAGTTTGAGTCTGGCGCGCACCGCGTACAGCGGGTGCCTGCGACAGAATCGCAAGGCCGGATACACACGTCTGCCTGCACGGTAGCCGTGATGCCTGAAGTGGACGACGTGGGGGATATTGATATTAACCCTTCAGACCTGCGCGTTGATACCTACCGTTCAAGCGGCGCGGGGGGGCAGCACGTTAACACTACAGACTCCGCTATCCGTATTACTCACCTACCTACCGGCGTGGTGGTGGAGTGTCAGGAGGAGCGCAGTCAGCACAAAAACCGCGCAAAGGCGATGTCGTTGCTGGCAGCGAAGCTAAAACGTAATGCGGTTGACTCACAGCGCCAAGAGCAAGCCGACGCTCGCCGCTCCTTAGTAGGCTCAGGAGATCGTAGTGAGCGCATTCGTACCTACAATTTCCCCCAAGGTCGTATTACCGATCACCGTATTAATCTGACGCTTTATAAGCTAACGGAAGTCATTACCGGTGAGCAGCTTGATGATGTGATTGAACCGCTGATTCATGAATACCAAGCAGAACAGTTGTCGGCCCTTCAGGACGCTTAATGAGCTTTGATGTGCTGACTTTCGATGTGCTTTTGCGACAAGCGACGACTCGACTGCAGGCGGTAGGTTCGCCTTCCCCTAGAATTGATGCCGAAGTGCTGCTCAGCCACGTTACGGGCCATGACCGTACGTGGCTATATACTTGGGGTGACCGCCATTGCCCTGTCTGGGAGCATGCAAGATTCGCTGCATTAGTAGCTGCACGTGCTCAGGGAATGCCGATTGCTTATTTGACCGGCGAGCGTGAGTTTTGGGGGCTGCGATTGGCAACATCGCCAGATACGCTGATTCCACGGCCTGATACAGAAACTCTGGTAGAAGCGGTGTTAGCGCGTGCCCAGGCATCAGAAGGAAGGTTTCTTGATCTGGGCACCGGTACGGGTGCTATTGCACTTGCCTTTGCCAGTGAAAAACCCAACTGGCAGGTAATGGGAGTAGATATTCGCCCAGAAGCGGTGGCGCTTGCCACACGCAACGCACAAGCACTTAAAATCGT containing:
- a CDS encoding tetratricopeptide repeat protein produces the protein MPLRATLLGHPLSLLGLPLLPLAATLLLSGCQLSPSSQENGFQNSAYDPMHSAPPITRGLDAEGLGSLLAAELAGQRGDYRYASQGYLEAARRYSNAALAERATFAARFGNDVALMEASAIRWRELAPQAELPNRLLATLSLQRGDWLDSLEQRLAITQAGGNGEIAAFSEAAVAEEAPLDLLVQPLRDYLAKPGAQQNEFHSDVLLGAALIESVLGQTRQAQQYLDQVTLHSPASAALWLAKARLALETGDHRDAKRAAQQGLDLAPDDVRFILMLAQAEIRLNNIAAAETQTNTLLETHGGNEELRIALAQLYLEEGHSEPAYRLLQPLIGQDRVPDIAYFLLGAIAQSQGEVDNALLYYRQVQGGNEFLPARATAARMLIENDRLLDARAMLRIERMRYDNYFGDLVMLEVQLLDELNLQEEATALLDREITRTPDDTSLLYLRAMHAWERGDVQAMENDLRQILRTEPDNAEALNALGYTLADLNLQGRLEEARELIERAYEADPNNPAVLDSMGWVYFRLGKPNDALAWLESAYAQMPDQEIAAHLAEVLHALGRSEEARQLIERFLQQASYHPQIDDLLKRHPELTPLSTP
- the hemA gene encoding glutamyl-tRNA reductase — its product is MTLLALGINHRTASVAVREQVAFTPTQLESALTELRNLPQISEAAVLSTCNRTELYCVTDAAGEHAVLDWLGRFHNLRVEDLTRCAYHYLDNDAARHLMRVAVGLDSMVLGEPQILGQLKDAYQQARQANGLGGELERLFQHTFAVAKQVRTETGIGKNPVSVAYAAVSMASRIFDDFSRAKALLIGAGETIELVARHLHEAGVRHLTVANRTRERAEQVSSPLGGTAITLPEIPEALEQADIVISSTASPLPILGKGMVERALKKRRHRPVFMVDIAVPRDIEPEVGELADVFLYTVDDLQEVIEENRRHRQVAADQAESLIEHGVGSWQHERRIRNGGEIIRDYRRHGEAIRNHSREQALERLAKGEDPAKVIERLAHQLANRLMHQPTLALRDAASQENNELLNAAPNLLLPAKPAFEQPVAAVKRQKDDTPA
- the prfA gene encoding peptide chain release factor 1, whose amino-acid sequence is MKETLRQRLDSFADRFEELAMLLSDPEVINNQQRFRDYSREYAELEELVAAWQRYGAVEKSIEEAVQLSRDSDPDMRELAEMEISDGREQLEALDTELKRLLVPKDPDDGRGVFLEVRAGTGGDEAAIFAGDLFRMYSRYAEKRGWRVEVVSASHGEQGGYKEVISRVKGDGVYARLKFESGAHRVQRVPATESQGRIHTSACTVAVMPEVDDVGDIDINPSDLRVDTYRSSGAGGQHVNTTDSAIRITHLPTGVVVECQEERSQHKNRAKAMSLLAAKLKRNAVDSQRQEQADARRSLVGSGDRSERIRTYNFPQGRITDHRINLTLYKLTEVITGEQLDDVIEPLIHEYQAEQLSALQDA
- the prmC gene encoding peptide chain release factor N(5)-glutamine methyltransferase — protein: MTFDVLLRQATTRLQAVGSPSPRIDAEVLLSHVTGHDRTWLYTWGDRHCPVWEHARFAALVAARAQGMPIAYLTGEREFWGLRLATSPDTLIPRPDTETLVEAVLARAQASEGRFLDLGTGTGAIALAFASEKPNWQVMGVDIRPEAVALATRNAQALKIVNTQFKVSDWFSELAPSTQMTVFDIIVSNPPYIAADDPHLCQGDVRFEPRSALVAGADGMADLLHLITTAREYLSQGGWLALEHGYTQAASVRHALACAGFQNVESMQDVGGHERVTLGHL